Proteins encoded by one window of Halomonas chromatireducens:
- a CDS encoding IclR family transcriptional regulator, with protein sequence MSTTLQTLDRGLSALELIAEHSEGITIAELARQLDVHRAIAYRLVATLESHALITRTDEGPIRLGAGIALLASRFEPQLRAVAQPLLQALAKATRATAFVSVAQGEECVVILVAEPDEGLLRVGYRVGSRHPLSQGAAGIAILAGRPPRKDDSEAVRQARADGYSLTRGQLQRGAVGVASAIATPQFRAGVEACIGVVAMDDLDTERASHEVISHARHLAELIGQ encoded by the coding sequence ATGTCCACTACCCTGCAAACCCTGGATCGAGGCCTGAGCGCCCTCGAGCTGATCGCCGAGCACAGCGAGGGCATCACGATTGCCGAGCTCGCCAGGCAGCTGGATGTGCATCGCGCCATCGCCTATCGCCTCGTTGCCACACTGGAGAGTCATGCCCTGATCACGCGTACCGACGAGGGGCCAATTCGCCTGGGGGCGGGCATCGCCCTTCTCGCTTCACGCTTCGAACCGCAGCTGCGCGCGGTGGCCCAGCCGCTGCTGCAGGCGCTGGCCAAGGCAACGCGAGCCACGGCGTTCGTTTCGGTTGCCCAGGGGGAGGAGTGCGTGGTGATACTGGTGGCCGAGCCCGACGAGGGGCTGCTGCGGGTCGGCTACCGGGTGGGCAGCCGCCACCCGCTGTCCCAGGGTGCGGCGGGGATTGCCATTCTCGCCGGGCGCCCACCCCGCAAGGATGACAGCGAGGCGGTGCGCCAGGCCCGCGCCGACGGTTACAGCCTGACTCGTGGCCAGTTGCAGCGCGGCGCCGTGGGCGTGGCCAGCGCCATCGCCACCCCCCAGTTCCGCGCCGGCGTGGAGGCATGCATCGGCGTGGTGGCCATGGACGATCTGGATACCGAGCGTGCCAGCCACGAGGTGATAAGTCATGCACGCCACCTCGCCGAGCTGATCGGCCAGTAA
- the pyrB gene encoding aspartate carbamoyltransferase encodes MSSHLLSVDSLSRDHVDHLLRVAARMEPIASRRQVTRVLEGAVLGNLFFEASTRTRVSFNAAFCRLGGSVCDTTGFTFSSMAKGESLYDTSRVMSGYCDAIVMRHPDQGSVAEFAAATHVPVINGGDGPGEHPSQALLDLYTIDKEFARLGKKLAGAHILLTGDLKYGRTVHSLIKLLSLFEPMRITLVSPPGLEMPGQVIDRAVSRGHRVEQRDSLAGDFSDLDVVYTTRIQKERFTEEMSESFAGVSQDFSVGRDFLDTRCNDTTIVMHPLPRDSRPGANDLNVDLNGDPRLAIFRQTDNGIPMRMAIFATLLQVEELIEKDLRPVRWFVPERTGVDDPHS; translated from the coding sequence ATGAGCTCACACCTGCTGTCCGTCGATTCCCTCTCCCGAGACCATGTCGATCACTTGCTGCGTGTCGCCGCACGCATGGAGCCCATCGCGAGCCGGCGCCAGGTCACCCGGGTGCTGGAGGGCGCCGTGCTCGGCAACCTCTTCTTCGAGGCCAGCACCCGGACCCGGGTCAGCTTCAATGCGGCCTTCTGCCGGCTGGGCGGCAGTGTCTGCGACACTACCGGCTTCACCTTTTCCTCCATGGCCAAGGGGGAGTCGCTCTACGATACCAGCCGGGTGATGAGCGGTTACTGCGACGCCATCGTCATGCGCCATCCGGATCAGGGTTCGGTGGCCGAGTTCGCCGCCGCCACCCATGTGCCGGTGATCAACGGCGGCGATGGCCCCGGCGAACACCCCAGCCAGGCACTACTCGACCTCTACACCATCGACAAAGAGTTCGCACGCCTGGGCAAGAAGCTGGCGGGGGCACACATCCTGCTGACCGGCGACCTGAAGTACGGGCGTACCGTCCATTCGCTGATCAAGCTGCTCTCGCTCTTTGAGCCGATGCGCATCACCCTGGTTTCGCCACCGGGTCTGGAGATGCCGGGCCAAGTGATCGACCGTGCCGTCTCCCGGGGCCACCGGGTGGAACAGCGCGACAGCCTGGCTGGCGACTTCTCCGACCTGGACGTGGTCTACACCACCAGGATCCAGAAGGAGCGCTTCACCGAAGAGATGAGCGAAAGCTTCGCCGGGGTCTCGCAGGACTTCAGCGTCGGCCGCGATTTCCTCGATACACGCTGCAACGACACCACCATCGTCATGCACCCGCTGCCCCGTGATAGCCGGCCTGGCGCCAATGATCTCAACGTCGACCTCAATGGCGACCCGCGGCTGGCGATCTTTCGCCAGACCGACAACGGCATTCCCATGCGCATGGCAATTTTTGCCACCTTGCTTCAGGTCGAGGAACTGATCGAGAAGGACCTGCGACCGGTGCGCTGGTTCGTGCCCGAGCGGACCGGTGTGGACGACCCCCACAGCTAG